The segment GGTTATACTTAGCTGACCTTGCTGCCACTAAAGACCAAACTGGAGCAGCTATGAGATTAGGAAGAACATCTACTTACTTAGATATAGATGTTGAAAGAGAGTTACAAGACGGAAAAATTACTGAAAAAGTAGTTCAAGAATTAATAGATCAATTCGTAGTGAAATTA is part of the Pseudostreptobacillus hongkongensis genome and harbors:
- a CDS encoding pyruvate formate lyase family protein; this translates as LYLADLAATKDQTGAAMRLGRTSTYLDIDVERELQDGKITEKVVQELIDQFVVKLSHIRFLRTPKYDALFSGDPTWVTETVGGMLADTHSLIT